The Microbacterium esteraromaticum genome contains the following window.
GATCTGCATGACGTTGGCGTAGCCGAACTGCTCCTGCAGAGCCTTCTTGATCTCGGTGTTGTACTTCTGCTTCAGGCGGGGCTGCGTAGCTGCCATCAGAGGTCCTTACCTGACTTCTTCGCGAAACGCACACGAACCGTGCGCTTCACGCCGTCCTTGACCTGCTCCTCGACCCGGTGTCCGACGCGAGTCGGCTCCTTGGTCGAGGGGTCGACGACGGCGACGTTGGAGATGTGGATCGGGGCCTCGACGGTCTCGATGCCACCGGTCTTGGTGCCGCGCTGCGTCTGGCCCACACGGGTGTGGCGGGTGACGAAGTTCACGCCCTCCACGACGACGCGGTTCTGCTCGACGAGGACCTCGAGGACCTTGCCCTGCTTACCGCGGTCGCCGCCCTTGTCCTGCTTGCGGCCGGTGATGACCTGAACGAGGTCACCCTTCTTGATGTTCGCCATGATCAGATGACCTCCGGGGCGAGCGAGACGATCTTCATGAACTTCTTGTCACGAAGCTCGCGACCGACCGGTCCGAAGATACGGGTGCCGCGGGGCTCCCCGTCGTTCTTCAGGATGACGGCGGCGTTCTCGTCGAACTTGATGTACGAGCCGTCGGGACGGCGCGTGGACTTTGCGGTACGGACGATGACGGCCTTGACCACATCGCCCTTCTTGACGTTGCCGCCGGGGATCGCGTCCTTGACCGTGGCAACGATGGTGTCGCCCAGACCCGCGTAGCGGCGGCGCGAGCCACCGAGGATGCGGATCGTGAGCAGTTCCTTCGCGCCGGAGTTGTCGGCGACCTTGAGGCGGGACTCCTGCTGAATCACTTGGCCTTCTCCAGAATCTCAACCAGACGCCAGCGCTTGGTGGCGCTCAGCGGCCGGGTCTCGTTGATGAGGACCAGGTCGCCGATACCGGCGGTGTTGTTCTCGTCGTGCGCCTTGACCTTCTCGGTGCGGCGGATGACCTTGCCGTAGAGCGGGTGCTTCACGCGGTCTTCGACCTCGACGACGATGGTCTTGTCCATCTTGTCGCTGACGACGTAGCCACGACGGGCCTTGCGGTACCCGCGGGCGTCGGCGTCGCGCACGTCGTGCTCGGCGTGCTCTGCTGCCTTCTTCTCAGCCATTACTCGGCCTCCTCCTTCGGCGCGTCGTCAGCCGCAGCTTCCTTCTTCGCCTTCGCCTTGGACGCCTTCTTCGCCGGAGCCTCGACCGGAGCGGGCGTCGCGCGGATGCCCAGCTCTCGCTCGCGGATCACGGTGTAGAGGCGCGCGATGTCGCGCTTGACGGCGCGGATGCGGCCGTGGCTCTCCAGCTGGCCGGTGGCCGACTGGAAACGGAGGTTGAACAGCTCCTCCTTGGCCTTGCGCAGCTCCTCGACGAGGCGCTGGTCTTCGAACGTGTCGAGCTCGGCAGGTGCGAGCTCCTTGGTGCCGATCGCCATTACGCGTCGCCCTCCTCGCGCTTGATGATGCGTGCCTTGAGCGGCAGCTTGTGAATGGCCCGGGTGAGGGCTTCGCGTGCGAGCTCCTCATTCACGCCCGCGACCTCGAAGAGGACACGGCCCGGCTTGACGTTGGCGACCCACCACTCGGGCGAACCCTTACCGGAACCCATGCGGGTTTCGGCGGGCTTCTTCGTGAGCGGACGGTCGGGATAGATGTTGATCCACACCTTTCCACCACGCTTGATGTGACGGGTCATCGCGATACGAGCGGACTCGATCTGACGGTTGGTCACGTAGGCGGGGGTCAGAGCCTGGATGCCGAACTCACCGAAGGAGACCTTGGTGCCGCCGGTCGCCTGGCCCGAACGCTTCGGGTGGTGCTGCTTGCGGTACTTGACCTTGCGAGGGATGAGCATTATGCCGACGCTCCTTCTGCGACCGGTGCCTCGTTGCGCGGGGCACGACGGCGGTCGCCACGGTCACGAGCCGGCTTCTGGTTGGCCTGCTCGCGTGCGAGTTCCTTGTTGGTGAGATCGCCCTTGTAGATCCAGACCTTCACGCCGATGCGGCCGAAGGTGGTCTTGGCCTCGTAGAAGCCGTAGTCGATGTTCGCGCGCAGCGTGTGCAGCGGCACACGACCCTCGCGGTAGAACTCCGAACGGCTCATCTCTGCGCCGCCGAGACGGCCGGAGACCTGGATACGAATACCCTTGGCGCCGGCGCGCTGAGCACCCTGCAGACCCTTGCGCATCGCGCGACGGAACGCCACACGTGCGGAGAGCTGCTCGGCGATGCCCTGGGCGACGAGCTGAGCGTCAGCCTCGGGGTTCTTGACCTCGAGGATGTTCAGCTGGATCTGCTTGCCGGTGAGCTTCTCGAGGTCGCCGCGGATGCGCTCGGCCTCGGCGCCACGGCGACCGATGACGATGCCGGGACGCGCGGTGTGGATGTCCACACGCACGCGGTCACGGGTGCGCTCGATCTCGATGTTCGAGACGCCGGCACGGTCGAGCTGCGTCTGCAGCAGGTTGCGGATCTTGATGTCCTCGGCGACGTAGTCGGCGTAACGCTGACCGGGCTTCGTCGAGTCCGAGAACCAACGAGACACGTGGTCGGTCGTGATGCCGAGACGGAAGCCGTACGGGTTGACCTTCTGGCCCATTACTTGCTCGCCTTCTTCGTCGTGGCCGCCTCGGCGGGCGCGTCAGCGACCTCCGGAGTGGCCAGCACGACCGTGATGTGGCTCGTGCGCTTCTTGATCTGGAATGCACGACCCTGAGCGCGCGGCTGGAACCGCTTGAGCGTCGTGCCCTCGTCGACGTACGCGTTCTTCACGTACAGGTCCTGCTCGTCGAGGTACTCGCCGTCGCGATCGGCCTTGACCGATGCGTTCGCGATTGCAGCGTGCACGAGCTTGTAGATCGGCTCGCTGGCACCCTGAGGCGCGAACTTCAGGATGGCCAGGGCCTCCTGAGCCTGCTTGCCCTTGATGAGCGCGACGACACGACGAGCCTTCTGAGGGGTCACGCGGATGTGTCGCACACGTGCGATGGACTCCACCATTTCTCTCTCCTCTATCGCCCCCGCGTCAGCGGCGGCGGCCCTTCTTGTCGTCCTTCACGTGGCCGCGGAAGGTGCGGGTGGGCGCGAACTCGCCCAGCTTGTGGCCGACCATGGTCTCGGTCACGAACACGGGGATGTGCTTGCGACCGTCATGCACGGCGATGGTGTGACCCAGCATGGCCGGGATGATCATCGAACGGCGCGACCAGGTCTTGATGACGTTCTTGGAACCGGCTTCGTTCTGACCGACCACCTTGCGAAGCAGGTGCTCGTCGACGAAGGGGCCCTTCTTGAGACTGCGTGGCATCTTCCTCTACTCCTACTTGCGCTTCTTGCCAGCGTTGCGGCGGCGGACGATGTACTGGTCACTTTCCTTGTTGGCGTGACGGGTACGACCCTCAGCCTGACCCCACGGGGAAACGGGGTGACGACCACCGGAGGTCTTACCCTCACCACCACCGTGCGGGTGGTCGACCGGGTTCATCGCGACACCACGGACGGTCGGGCGGACGCCCTTCCAGCGCTTGCGGCCGGCCTTACCCCAGTTGATGTTCGACTGCTCGGCGTTGCCGACCTCGCCGATGGTCGCGCGGCAGCGCGCATCGACGTTGCGGATCTCGCCCGAGGGCAGACGCAGCTGAGCGAACGGGCCGTCCTTCGCGACCAGACGCACCGAGGCGCCGGCCGAACGGGCCATCTTCGCGCCGCCGCCGGGGCGGAGCTCGATGGCGTGGATGACCGTACCGGTCGGGATGTTCTTGAGCGGCAGGTTGTTGCCGGGCTTGATGTCAGCCGAAGGACCCGACTCGACGATGTCACCCTGCTTCAGCTTGTTCGGGGCGATGATGTAGCGCTTCTCGCCGTCGAAGTAGTGCAGCAGTGCGATGCGTGCGGTGCGGTTGGGGTCGTACTCGATGTGAGCGACCTTGGCGTTGATGCCGTCCTTGTCGTTACGACGGAAGTCGATGACGCGGTACTGGCGCTTGTGTCCACCACCGATGTGGCGGGTGGTGATGCGGCCCTGGTTGTTACGACCACCGGTCTTCGAAAGGGGACGCAGCAGCGACTTCTCAGGCGTCGATCGGGTGATCTCGGCGAAGTCCGCTACCGACGAACCGCGACGGCCCGGGGTCGTGGGCTTGTACTTGCGAATAGCCATGTTCTGTCCTTATCCCCCGGTCAGCCGACTGCCGTGAAGATGTCGATGGAACCCGACTTCAGCGAGACGATGGCGCGCTTGGTGTCCTTGCGCTTACCGGTGCCGAAACGGGTGCGACGGGCCTTGCCGACGCGGTTGATCGTGTTGACCGACGCCACCTTGACACCGAAGATCTTCTCGATGGCGAGCTTGATCTCGGTCTTCGAAGCGCGGGGGTCGACGAGGAAGGTGTACTTGCCCTCGTCGATCAGGCCGTAGCTCTTCTCAGAGACGACCGGTCCCAGGATGATGTCGCGCGGGTCCTTGTTCAGAGCCGCTGCGAGAGGGTTCTGCTCGCTCATGCCGAGACCTCCTCGGTTGCGCCGGTCTTCGAGGCGATGAAGCCCTCGAGCGCGGCCTTGGTGAAGACGATGTCGTCGGAGACGATGACGTCGTAGGCGTTCAGCTGGTCGAAGCTGAGGATGTGCACGTTCGCGAGGTTGCGGACGCTCTTCAGCGTCAGCTCGTCGTCGCGCTCGATGACGACCAGCACGTTCTTCGACGGAGCCACGGCGGCGATGAGGCCGGCTGCGGTCTTGGTCGAAGGGGTGCTGTCAGCGACGAACGCCTCAACGGCGTGCAGGCGCTCACCGCGGAAGCGGTCGCTCAGCGCGCCACGGAGGGCAGCGGCGATCATCTTCTTGGGGGTGCGCTGCGAGTAGTCGCGCGGCTGCGGGCCGTGGACCGTGCCACCGCCGCGGTGCTGCGGCATGCGGATCGAGCCCTGGCGCGCGTTACCGGTGCCCTTCTGCTTGAAGGGCTTGGTGCCGGAGCCGGACACGTCGCCACGAGTCTTCGTAGCGTGCGTTCCCTGACGTGCAGCAGCCTGCTGCGCGACGACGACCTGGTGGATCAGCGGGACGTTGGTCTCGACGTTGAAGATCGCGGCGGGCAGCTCGACCGAGCCTGCCTTCTTACCGTCGACCGTCAGGACGTCGATTGCGAGAGTCGAGTCAGCCATAAGATCAGGCACCCTTCACTGCGTTGCGGACGTACACGATACGACCACGCGCGCCGGGGACTGCGCCCTTGACGAGCATGAGTCCCTTCTCGACGTCGATGGCGTGCACCTTGAGGTTGAGGACGGTCACACGCTCGCCACCCATACGGCCGGCCATGCGCATGCCCTTGAAGACGCGGCTGGGCGTCGACGAGGCACCGATGGAACCGGGCTTGCGGTGGTTGCGGTGCGCACCGTGCGACGCCGAGACACCGGCGAAGTTGTGGCGCTTCATGACACCGGCGGTGCCCTTACCCTTGCTGGTACCGACCACGTCGACCAGCTGGCCCGCCTCGAACACGCCGTCAACGGTGAGCTCCTGGCCCAGCGAGTAGTCAGCGGCATCCGCGGTGCGGATTTCGGTGACGTGACGACGCGGCGTGACGCCGGCTGCCTCGAAGTGAGCGGTCAGGGGCTTGTTCACCTTGCGCGGGTCGATCTGGCCATACGCGATCTGAACAGCCTTGTAGCCGTCCTTCTCGGGCGTACGGACCTGGGTGACCACGTTGGGAGCCAGCTCGATGACGGTGACGGGAACGAGCTTGCCGTTCGCGTCCCAGACCTGGGTCATGCCGAGCTTCGTGCCGAGCATGCCCTTGGAAACCTTGGAGTTGATGTCAACCATGGCGGACCTCAGAGCTTGATCTCGATGTTGACGTCGGCCGGGAGGTCGAGACGCATCAGCGAGTCGACAGCCTTCGGCGTCGGGTCGACGATGTCGATCAGACGCTTGTGGGTGCGCATCTCGAAGTGCTCGCGGCTGTCCTTGTACTTGTGGGGCGACCGGATGACGCACACGACGTTCTTCTCGGTCGGAAGCGGCACGGGGCCGACGACGGTCGCGCCCGCGCGGGTCACGGTGTCGACGATCTTACGTGCCGACGTGTCGATGACCTCGTGGTCATACGACTTCAGGCGAATGCGGATCTTCTGTCCCGCCATTTGTCTGCTCTCTCTCTATAGGCGTCGTACCGACCGGGACCGGGTGGCCCTGGGGCATTGGACGCACGGTGGCGCTGTTCGCGCCTCTGCATCACTGTTCTGATGTCAGCCCGACCTTCACCGCGCACGCACGGCGAAGCCCTCGATAAGAGGAATCGGATTGTCTGTTCTGCTGCCCGCGGCCTAGAACCCTGCGCACGCCCCGAAGGGCTCGCCGTCTATGCACTGCCATGACAGTGATTCCGCGCATCACGAAGAGCGCAGAAATGTGGAACCTGTCTATTCTGCCATGCCCGATTCGACTACTGCAAACCCGGGCGTGTCGCGCACGAAGAAGGCGGCGCACCCGAGGGTGCGCCGCCTTCAGATCAGACTGCCGTCACTCGTTGCCGACGGCCTTGTCCACGTTGTCGCGAACGTCGTCGATAGCATCCGCAGCACCCGGTGCCACCTTCTTGGCGAAGTCGGCGACGCCGTCGAGAAGCTTGTCGCTGATGTCCTCGGCCTGGTCACTCTTAACCGCGTCCTCGATCGTCTCCTTGTGCTCCTCGTAGAGAGCCTTGCCCTTGCCCACGATGTCGTCGAAACCCATCGTCTACCTCCCGCGCGGTACGTGAGGACAGACCCTCTGTCCTCCTGCTCTTTTCTACACGAAAGAGGGGCCGGACCCTCAGGTCCGACCCCTCTTCTGAAGCAGATGCTTACGCGATGACCTTGGTCACCGTGCCGGCGCCAACGGTGCGGCCACCCTCACGGATAGCGAAGCCGAGGCCCTCCTCCATAGCGATCGGCTGGATCAGCTCGACCGTCATGTCGGTGGTGTCGCCGGGCATGACCATCTCGGTGCCCTCGGGCAGCGAGATGACGCCGGTGACGTCGGTGGTGCGGAAGTAGAACTGCGGGCGGTAGTTCGTGTAGAACGGGTTGTGACGGCCACCCTCGTCCTTCGAGAGGATGTAGGCAGTGCCCTCGAAGTTGGTGTGCGGGGTGATCGAGCCCGGCTTCACGACGACCTGGCCGCGCTCGACGTCCTCGCGCTTGGTGCCGCGGAGCAGCAGACCACAGTTCTCGCCGGCCCATGCCTCGTCGAGCTGCTTGTGGAACATCTCGATACCGGTGACGGTCGTCTTCTGCGTCGGGCGCAGACCCACGATCTCGACCTCAGAGTTGATGGCCAGCGTGCCACGCTCGGCGCGGCCCGTGACGACGGTTCCACGACCGGTGATCGTGAAGACGTCCTCGATCGGCATCAGGAACGGCTTGTCGCGGTCACGCTCGGGGTCGGGGATGCTGTCGTCCGCGGCCTGCATGAGGTCGAGGATCGCCTGGACCCACTTCTCTTCGCCCTCGAGCGCCTTCAGCGCCGAGACCTGGATGACGGGAGCGTCGTCGCCGGGGAAGCCCTGAGCCGACAGCAGCTCGCGAACCTCGAGCTCGACGAGCTCCAGGATCTCCTCGTCGTCGACCATGTCGCTCTTGTTCAGCGCGACCATCAGGTACGGCACGCCGACCTGCTTGGCGAGCAGGACGTGCTCGCGGGTCTGAGCCATCGGGCCGTCGGTGGCGGCGACCACGAGGATCGCGCCGTCCATCTGCGCAGCACCGGTGATCATGTTCTTGACGTAGTCGGCGTGGCCGGGGGCGTCAACGTGCGCGTAGTGGCGCTTCGGGGTCTCGTACTCGATGTGCGAGATGTTGATCGTGATACCGCGCTGACGCTCCTCGGGAGCCGAGTCGATCGTCGCGAAGTCACGCTGGACGTTCGTGTCGGACGGGTACTTGTCAGCAAGCACCTTCGAGATCGCGGCAGACAGGGTGGTCTTGCCGTGGTCGACGTGACCGATCGTTCCGATGTTGACGTGCGGCTTGGTCCGCTCGAACTTGGCCTTGGCCACTGGGTCCTCCTCAGGACGTTCGTGTAGAGATCGCCGGGCACTGGATTGTGACCGGCTCCCTACTGGTTTCGGTTTCTCAGTTTAGTAGAGAGTGAATGTGAAGTTGTGGGGTACCCGGACCCCTGCCCTGCGCTCTCGCGAACGAGGCAGGAGCCCGAGTGAAGGGCTTACTCGCCCTTGGTCTTCTGGATGATCTCGTCGGCGACGACGCGGGGAACCTCAGCGTAGCTGTCGAATTCCATCGCGTACACCGCGCGGCCCGAGGTCTTCGAGCGCAGGTCACCGATGTAGCCGAACATCTCGGACAGCGGCACCGAAGCGCGCACCACCTTGACGCCCTGGGCATCCTCCATCGACTGGATCTGACCACGACGCGAGTTCAGGTCACCGATGACGTCACCCATGTACTCCTCGGGAGTACGCACCTCGACCGCCATCAGCGGCTCGAGCAGAACGGGGTTGGCACGGCGCAGGGCCTCCTTGAAGCCCATGGAACCCGCGATCTTGAACGCCATCTCCGAGGAGTCGACGTCGTGCGCGGCACCGTCGACCAGCGTCGCCTTGAC
Protein-coding sequences here:
- the rplX gene encoding 50S ribosomal protein L24, yielding MANIKKGDLVQVITGRKQDKGGDRGKQGKVLEVLVEQNRVVVEGVNFVTRHTRVGQTQRGTKTGGIETVEAPIHISNVAVVDPSTKEPTRVGHRVEEQVKDGVKRTVRVRFAKKSGKDL
- the rplV gene encoding 50S ribosomal protein L22, with amino-acid sequence MVESIARVRHIRVTPQKARRVVALIKGKQAQEALAILKFAPQGASEPIYKLVHAAIANASVKADRDGEYLDEQDLYVKNAYVDEGTTLKRFQPRAQGRAFQIKKRTSHITVVLATPEVADAPAEAATTKKASK
- the rplW gene encoding 50S ribosomal protein L23, translated to MSEQNPLAAALNKDPRDIILGPVVSEKSYGLIDEGKYTFLVDPRASKTEIKLAIEKIFGVKVASVNTINRVGKARRTRFGTGKRKDTKRAIVSLKSGSIDIFTAVG
- the rpsQ gene encoding 30S ribosomal protein S17 gives rise to the protein MAEKKAAEHAEHDVRDADARGYRKARRGYVVSDKMDKTIVVEVEDRVKHPLYGKVIRRTEKVKAHDENNTAGIGDLVLINETRPLSATKRWRLVEILEKAK
- the rpsC gene encoding 30S ribosomal protein S3 is translated as MGQKVNPYGFRLGITTDHVSRWFSDSTKPGQRYADYVAEDIKIRNLLQTQLDRAGVSNIEIERTRDRVRVDIHTARPGIVIGRRGAEAERIRGDLEKLTGKQIQLNILEVKNPEADAQLVAQGIAEQLSARVAFRRAMRKGLQGAQRAGAKGIRIQVSGRLGGAEMSRSEFYREGRVPLHTLRANIDYGFYEAKTTFGRIGVKVWIYKGDLTNKELAREQANQKPARDRGDRRRAPRNEAPVAEGASA
- the rplN gene encoding 50S ribosomal protein L14; amino-acid sequence: MIQQESRLKVADNSGAKELLTIRILGGSRRRYAGLGDTIVATVKDAIPGGNVKKGDVVKAVIVRTAKSTRRPDGSYIKFDENAAVILKNDGEPRGTRIFGPVGRELRDKKFMKIVSLAPEVI
- the rpmC gene encoding 50S ribosomal protein L29 yields the protein MAIGTKELAPAELDTFEDQRLVEELRKAKEELFNLRFQSATGQLESHGRIRAVKRDIARLYTVIRERELGIRATPAPVEAPAKKASKAKAKKEAAADDAPKEEAE
- the rpsJ gene encoding 30S ribosomal protein S10 — encoded protein: MAGQKIRIRLKSYDHEVIDTSARKIVDTVTRAGATVVGPVPLPTEKNVVCVIRSPHKYKDSREHFEMRTHKRLIDIVDPTPKAVDSLMRLDLPADVNIEIKL
- the rplD gene encoding 50S ribosomal protein L4, producing MADSTLAIDVLTVDGKKAGSVELPAAIFNVETNVPLIHQVVVAQQAAARQGTHATKTRGDVSGSGTKPFKQKGTGNARQGSIRMPQHRGGGTVHGPQPRDYSQRTPKKMIAAALRGALSDRFRGERLHAVEAFVADSTPSTKTAAGLIAAVAPSKNVLVVIERDDELTLKSVRNLANVHILSFDQLNAYDVIVSDDIVFTKAALEGFIASKTGATEEVSA
- the tuf gene encoding elongation factor Tu; amino-acid sequence: MAKAKFERTKPHVNIGTIGHVDHGKTTLSAAISKVLADKYPSDTNVQRDFATIDSAPEERQRGITINISHIEYETPKRHYAHVDAPGHADYVKNMITGAAQMDGAILVVAATDGPMAQTREHVLLAKQVGVPYLMVALNKSDMVDDEEILELVELEVRELLSAQGFPGDDAPVIQVSALKALEGEEKWVQAILDLMQAADDSIPDPERDRDKPFLMPIEDVFTITGRGTVVTGRAERGTLAINSEVEIVGLRPTQKTTVTGIEMFHKQLDEAWAGENCGLLLRGTKREDVERGQVVVKPGSITPHTNFEGTAYILSKDEGGRHNPFYTNYRPQFYFRTTDVTGVISLPEGTEMVMPGDTTDMTVELIQPIAMEEGLGFAIREGGRTVGAGTVTKVIA
- the rpsS gene encoding 30S ribosomal protein S19 — its product is MPRSLKKGPFVDEHLLRKVVGQNEAGSKNVIKTWSRRSMIIPAMLGHTIAVHDGRKHIPVFVTETMVGHKLGEFAPTRTFRGHVKDDKKGRRR
- the rplP gene encoding 50S ribosomal protein L16; protein product: MLIPRKVKYRKQHHPKRSGQATGGTKVSFGEFGIQALTPAYVTNRQIESARIAMTRHIKRGGKVWINIYPDRPLTKKPAETRMGSGKGSPEWWVANVKPGRVLFEVAGVNEELAREALTRAIHKLPLKARIIKREEGDA
- the rplC gene encoding 50S ribosomal protein L3 — protein: MVDINSKVSKGMLGTKLGMTQVWDANGKLVPVTVIELAPNVVTQVRTPEKDGYKAVQIAYGQIDPRKVNKPLTAHFEAAGVTPRRHVTEIRTADAADYSLGQELTVDGVFEAGQLVDVVGTSKGKGTAGVMKRHNFAGVSASHGAHRNHRKPGSIGASSTPSRVFKGMRMAGRMGGERVTVLNLKVHAIDVEKGLMLVKGAVPGARGRIVYVRNAVKGA
- the rplB gene encoding 50S ribosomal protein L2, whose protein sequence is MAIRKYKPTTPGRRGSSVADFAEITRSTPEKSLLRPLSKTGGRNNQGRITTRHIGGGHKRQYRVIDFRRNDKDGINAKVAHIEYDPNRTARIALLHYFDGEKRYIIAPNKLKQGDIVESGPSADIKPGNNLPLKNIPTGTVIHAIELRPGGGAKMARSAGASVRLVAKDGPFAQLRLPSGEIRNVDARCRATIGEVGNAEQSNINWGKAGRKRWKGVRPTVRGVAMNPVDHPHGGGEGKTSGGRHPVSPWGQAEGRTRHANKESDQYIVRRRNAGKKRK